Proteins encoded by one window of Halomonas chromatireducens:
- a CDS encoding DUF726 domain-containing protein — protein sequence MSETHVHSLESWCSWCGEFSRHTLFEESSIGRSTFKCSACEFLTVKCRHCENMARAALGDSAKTENDDEEQGGSLFGDSIKRVSQLFTENWHNELCAEHDGTMPDFTKAKATILELGEFKHLMRPRKTNLYGLTKQVGVVAGGIVAVGTGAYLAAPGIAAGLGSTGALGAASTGTAIGTLKGATLASASLAKVGSGGLAIIAATGAGLGGKTGYGLANAYLKDIPDYHFTLKRATSSDCGHRVVVVNGFLSEDDLEAHDWCDGLADHYKDAPLWYLNWEAKTLRKLGGMLSGTSRSVFSSSILSSGVGLASKALAKGVSHGGMAMTAVGLASNPWHSAMLNAEKAGLLLAEAISRTEGKTFTLMGHSLGARVVFFALLALVSMAIRSDPPAVISFDPPVIVS from the coding sequence ATGTCTGAAACACACGTTCATAGCCTTGAGTCCTGGTGTTCGTGGTGTGGGGAGTTTAGTCGTCATACTCTGTTTGAGGAAAGTAGTATTGGTCGTTCCACCTTCAAGTGTTCAGCCTGTGAATTTCTGACGGTCAAGTGCCGGCACTGCGAGAACATGGCTCGGGCAGCGCTTGGCGATAGCGCGAAAACAGAGAATGATGACGAAGAGCAGGGCGGCAGCTTATTTGGTGATTCCATCAAGCGTGTTTCTCAACTCTTTACAGAGAATTGGCATAACGAACTCTGCGCCGAGCATGATGGGACGATGCCAGATTTTACCAAAGCAAAAGCTACCATACTTGAACTTGGAGAATTCAAGCATTTGATGCGGCCACGCAAGACAAACCTCTATGGCCTTACCAAACAGGTAGGTGTGGTTGCTGGGGGTATTGTGGCGGTGGGCACGGGGGCCTATCTGGCGGCGCCGGGTATCGCCGCCGGGCTTGGGTCGACAGGGGCGCTTGGGGCAGCCTCCACTGGCACGGCAATCGGGACACTCAAAGGTGCAACACTTGCGTCGGCCTCACTGGCAAAGGTGGGAAGTGGCGGTCTGGCGATCATCGCGGCAACAGGGGCCGGGCTTGGTGGAAAAACAGGCTATGGTCTGGCGAACGCCTATCTCAAGGATATTCCCGACTATCATTTTACACTAAAACGAGCCACTTCTAGTGATTGCGGACATAGAGTTGTCGTGGTTAACGGCTTTTTGTCCGAGGATGACTTGGAGGCGCATGACTGGTGTGATGGACTGGCAGATCACTACAAGGATGCCCCGCTCTGGTATCTTAACTGGGAGGCCAAAACGTTGCGTAAGCTGGGCGGTATGTTGAGTGGCACCAGTCGAAGCGTTTTCTCCAGCAGTATCTTGTCCAGTGGAGTCGGTCTGGCATCGAAAGCGTTGGCTAAAGGAGTATCTCACGGGGGCATGGCAATGACAGCAGTAGGGCTTGCTTCTAATCCTTGGCATTCCGCCATGTTGAATGCAGAAAAGGCGGGATTGCTTTTGGCCGAAGCGATCAGTCGTACCGAAGGCAAGACTTTCACTCTGATGGGGCATTCGCTGGGTGCGAGAGTGGTTTTCTTTGCACTGCTGGCTCTGGTGTCAATGGCCATCAGAAGTGACCCACCAGCGGTCATTAGTTTTGACCCACCCGTGATCGTCAGCTGA
- the istA gene encoding IS21 family transposase yields MIHKIKALHDDGQGLSIRAIGQELGISRNTVRKYLRQDVATIETAQSNREREKKLDAHRDYIVYLLRTFPKLSSVKVARKLREKVGELAVSERTLRRYVQQVKSTVASRQRRYYEPVLDMVPGVQCQVDPGELREVMIDGEPRPLYFVVFVLSYSRLSYVGVSLSPLDTATFIRLHDEAFRYFGGLPEECVYDQTKMVVISEQFRELEVNQRFHEYATTAGFRIRACCGYDPESKGKVEAGVKYAKQDAFYGEVFRDEADLRAYLRQWLDDVANVRTHGTTGQQPRALCDAEERRHLRPYLTPACVGREDDGLAPRRVDKTGLIAWKANKYSVPMAYQQGRVGVQEAGDRLTVHDLESGDEIAAHTLHLGKGRTLRNSDHYRDHRQQEADLEQAIAQCLGETLGQQLCARLRDSMPHHYKDQLRGARKVLEGEPDLDLALVSDWVTRERLTARRLKERLAAARLAKARGRDHDADVPASPGTTPAELAPYAQLGRSGCQQEVTHGAA; encoded by the coding sequence ATGATTCACAAGATCAAAGCGTTACACGATGACGGACAGGGCCTGTCGATCCGCGCCATCGGCCAGGAGCTAGGCATCTCTCGCAACACCGTCCGCAAGTACCTGCGCCAGGACGTGGCCACCATCGAGACGGCGCAGTCGAACCGGGAGCGCGAGAAGAAGCTCGACGCCCACCGCGACTACATCGTCTACCTGCTGCGCACCTTTCCCAAGCTGAGCAGCGTCAAGGTCGCCCGCAAGCTGCGCGAGAAGGTCGGCGAGTTGGCGGTCTCCGAGCGCACCCTGCGTCGCTACGTGCAGCAGGTGAAGAGCACGGTGGCCAGCCGGCAGCGGCGCTACTACGAGCCGGTGCTCGACATGGTGCCAGGGGTGCAGTGCCAGGTGGATCCGGGCGAGCTGCGCGAGGTGATGATCGACGGCGAGCCGCGCCCTCTGTACTTCGTGGTGTTCGTGCTCTCCTACTCGCGCCTGTCCTATGTCGGCGTCAGCCTGTCGCCGCTCGATACCGCCACCTTCATCCGCCTGCACGACGAGGCGTTCCGCTACTTCGGCGGCCTGCCCGAGGAGTGCGTCTACGACCAGACCAAGATGGTGGTGATCAGCGAGCAGTTCCGCGAGCTGGAGGTGAACCAGCGCTTCCATGAGTACGCCACCACCGCCGGCTTCCGGATCCGCGCCTGCTGCGGCTACGACCCGGAGAGCAAGGGCAAGGTCGAGGCCGGAGTGAAGTACGCCAAGCAGGATGCCTTCTATGGCGAGGTGTTCCGAGACGAGGCCGACCTGCGCGCTTACCTGCGGCAGTGGCTCGACGACGTCGCCAACGTGCGGACACACGGCACCACCGGTCAGCAGCCGAGGGCTCTGTGCGACGCCGAGGAGCGGCGCCATCTGCGCCCCTACCTGACCCCGGCCTGCGTGGGCCGCGAGGACGACGGCCTGGCCCCGCGCCGGGTCGACAAGACCGGGTTGATCGCCTGGAAGGCCAACAAGTACTCGGTGCCGATGGCCTACCAGCAGGGCCGTGTCGGAGTTCAAGAAGCGGGCGACCGGCTGACGGTTCACGACCTGGAGAGCGGCGACGAGATCGCCGCTCATACCCTGCATCTGGGCAAGGGCCGCACGCTACGCAACAGCGACCATTACCGTGATCACCGCCAGCAGGAGGCCGACCTGGAGCAAGCCATTGCTCAGTGCCTCGGTGAAACGCTGGGACAGCAACTCTGCGCCCGACTGCGCGATAGCATGCCGCATCACTACAAGGACCAGCTACGCGGCGCCAGGAAGGTGCTGGAAGGCGAGCCCGATCTGGACCTGGCGCTGGTCAGCGACTGGGTTACCCGGGAGCGCCTCACGGCTAGGCGGCTCAAGGAGCGGTTGGCGGCGGCCCGGCTGGCCAAGGCGCGGGGCCGGGATCACGACGCTGACGTGCCTGCCAGCCCGGGTACAACGCCGGCGGAGCTGGCTCCCTACGCCCAACTTGGCCGCTCCGGTTGTCAGCAGGAGGTGACCCATGGGGCAGCTTGA
- the istB gene encoding IS21-like element helper ATPase IstB, with amino-acid sequence MGQLELTAGRYRSLRLGAIAGNLTDLLAQAEANEVSYLAFADMLVEHERQTREAKRIDLYRRQAGFPSDKRLEGFDYRHQTTITKRQINALLDFAFLDNRENLVFIGPPGVGKTHLSIGIGQKAIEAGYRVLFRNALDLVEELELAEMKGELKKTLHKLAKVDALVIDELGYLPMSRQARYALFQLINRFYEHRSLIITTNKDFTSWGEFFHDDNVAVPIVDRIIHHSHLYLLGGESYRLKQKTLS; translated from the coding sequence ATGGGGCAGCTTGAGTTGACCGCCGGGCGCTACCGTAGCCTGCGCCTCGGCGCCATCGCCGGTAACCTCACCGACCTACTGGCTCAGGCCGAGGCCAACGAGGTCTCCTACTTGGCCTTCGCCGACATGTTGGTCGAGCACGAGCGCCAGACCCGCGAGGCGAAGCGCATCGACCTCTACCGGCGCCAGGCCGGGTTCCCCAGCGACAAGCGGCTGGAGGGGTTCGACTACCGGCATCAGACCACCATTACCAAGCGCCAGATCAACGCTCTGCTCGACTTCGCCTTCCTCGACAACCGCGAGAACCTGGTATTCATCGGTCCGCCGGGGGTGGGCAAGACCCATTTGAGCATCGGTATCGGCCAGAAGGCCATCGAGGCCGGCTACCGGGTGCTGTTCCGCAATGCCCTGGACCTGGTCGAGGAGCTGGAGCTGGCCGAGATGAAGGGCGAGCTGAAGAAGACGCTGCACAAGCTCGCCAAGGTCGACGCCCTGGTGATCGATGAGCTCGGCTACCTGCCGATGAGCCGGCAGGCGCGCTACGCGTTGTTCCAGTTGATCAACCGGTTCTACGAGCACCGCTCGCTGATCATCACCACCAACAAGGACTTCACCAGTTGGGGGGAGTTCTTCCACGACGACAACGTGGCGGTGCCGATCGTCGACCGGATCATCCACCACTCGCACCTCTATCTGCTCGGCGGGGAGAGCTACCGGCTGAAGCAGAAAACGCTCAGCTGA